In the Kribbella sp. NBC_00482 genome, one interval contains:
- a CDS encoding hydroxypyruvate isomerase family protein codes for MSHQLKYTVNCSLLFTELPLLERPAAARRAGFSAVEFWWPFVEAVPPQRQVDAFVNAVTDAGVQLTGLNFFAGDMPGGDRGLVSWPKRSDEFRDNVDVTVGIGERLGAQGFNALYGNRVDGSSEQEQDDVAVENLALAAKAAARIGASVLVEPVSGADRYPLKTASDALAVIDRVQAAYDVPNVGLLADLYHLAVNGDDVDRVIAEHTDRVAHVQIADNPGRNEPGTGTLPLDQQLTALEANGYAGWVGIEYKPSTTSEASFGWLPYERRSSI; via the coding sequence ATGAGTCACCAGCTGAAGTACACGGTGAACTGTTCTTTGCTCTTCACCGAGTTGCCTCTGCTCGAGCGGCCGGCGGCTGCTCGGCGGGCAGGGTTCAGCGCGGTGGAGTTCTGGTGGCCGTTCGTCGAGGCAGTCCCGCCACAGCGGCAGGTCGACGCGTTCGTGAACGCCGTCACCGACGCCGGCGTGCAGCTCACCGGCCTGAACTTCTTCGCCGGTGACATGCCGGGCGGCGACCGCGGCCTGGTGTCCTGGCCGAAGCGGTCGGACGAGTTCCGCGACAACGTCGACGTGACCGTCGGCATCGGGGAGCGGCTAGGTGCCCAGGGCTTCAACGCTCTGTACGGGAACCGCGTCGACGGCAGCAGCGAGCAGGAGCAGGACGACGTCGCCGTCGAGAACCTCGCCCTCGCCGCCAAGGCTGCCGCGCGGATCGGCGCCAGTGTCCTCGTCGAGCCGGTCAGCGGCGCCGATCGCTACCCGCTCAAGACCGCGTCCGACGCGCTCGCCGTGATCGATCGCGTCCAGGCGGCGTACGACGTACCGAACGTCGGACTGCTCGCGGACCTGTACCACCTCGCGGTCAACGGCGACGACGTCGACCGGGTGATCGCCGAGCACACCGACCGGGTCGCTCACGTGCAGATCGCCGACAACCCGGGCCGCAACGAGCCCGGCACCGGCACGCTCCCGCTCGACCAGCAGCTCACCGCCCTGGAGGCGAACGGCTACGCCGGCTGGGTCGGGATCGAGTACAAGCCGTCCACCACCTCAGAAGCAAGCTTCGGCTGGCTGCCGTACGAGCGCCGCTCGTCCATCTAG
- a CDS encoding 2-hydroxy-3-oxopropionate reductase, with the protein MTNIAFIGLGIMGNPMAVHLANAGHTVAGLDRTPERAEALIAAGGRAASSIGDAVKGADVICVMVPDSPDVQDVLEGENGVFQNAETGALIIDFSSIRPDVTQQLAEQARAIGFRLLDAPVSGGEAGAKNAALSIMVGGSADDFAEAKPLFDAVGKTVVHVGPSGSGQTVKAANQLIVAANIQAVSEAVVFLEAYGVDTKAALEVLGGGLAGSTVLNQKKENMLSRSFEPGFRIDLHHKDMGIVTAAAREAGVVVPLGALVAQLVASARANGDGGLDHSALLRGVERLSGLQSLGGEVD; encoded by the coding sequence ATGACGAATATCGCCTTCATCGGCCTCGGCATCATGGGCAACCCGATGGCCGTCCACCTCGCCAACGCCGGCCACACCGTCGCCGGCCTCGACCGTACGCCGGAGCGCGCCGAAGCCCTGATCGCCGCCGGTGGCCGGGCCGCGTCCTCGATCGGTGACGCGGTCAAGGGCGCCGACGTGATCTGCGTGATGGTGCCCGACTCACCCGACGTCCAGGACGTCCTCGAAGGCGAGAACGGGGTCTTCCAGAACGCCGAGACCGGCGCGCTGATCATCGACTTCTCCAGCATCCGGCCGGACGTCACGCAGCAACTCGCCGAGCAGGCCCGCGCCATCGGCTTCCGGCTGCTCGACGCCCCCGTGTCCGGTGGTGAGGCGGGCGCCAAGAACGCTGCGCTGTCGATCATGGTCGGCGGCTCGGCCGACGACTTCGCCGAGGCCAAGCCGCTGTTCGACGCGGTCGGCAAGACCGTCGTCCATGTCGGCCCGAGCGGCTCCGGTCAGACGGTCAAGGCCGCGAACCAGCTGATCGTCGCCGCGAACATCCAGGCCGTCTCCGAGGCGGTCGTCTTCCTGGAGGCGTACGGCGTCGACACCAAGGCGGCCCTCGAGGTCCTGGGTGGCGGCCTGGCTGGTTCCACCGTGCTGAACCAGAAGAAGGAGAACATGCTGTCCCGCTCCTTCGAGCCCGGGTTCCGGATCGACCTGCACCACAAGGACATGGGCATCGTCACCGCGGCCGCGCGGGAGGCGGGCGTCGTCGTACCGCTGGGCGCCCTGGTGGCGCAGCTGGTCGCGTCGGCCCGTGCGAACGGCGACGGCGGCCTCGACCACTCCGCGCTGCTCCGCGGTGTGGAGCGGCTGTCCGGACTGCAGTCTTTGGGCGGGGAGGTCGACTGA
- the gcl gene encoding glyoxylate carboligase has protein sequence MARMRAVDAAVLILEKEGSTQAFGLPGAAINPFYSAIRAHGGIKHVLARHVEAASHMAEGYTRAKAGNIGVCIGTSGPAGTDMITGLYSASADSIPILCITGQAPVAKLHKEDFQAVDISSIAKPVAKWAVTVMEAAQVPGTFQKAFQVMREGRPGPVLIDLPIDVQLTEIDFDIDTYEPLPVSRPAASRAQAEKVLSFLADSERPLIVAGGGIINADAADLLVEFAELTGVPVVPTLMGWGAIADDHPLSAGMVGLQTSHRYGNATMLASDLVLGIGNRWANRHTGGLDVYRGERKFIHVDIEPTQIGRVFAPDYGVVSDARAALEVFVEVARERAGSLPDRTAWAAECRERKTTLQRKTHFDAVPIKPQRVYEEMNRAFGPDVRYVSTIGLSQIQAAQMLHVYRPRHWINAGQAGPLGWTVPATLGVAVADPDSTVVALSGDYDFQFLIEELAVGAQFNIPYIHVVVNNSYLGLIRQAQRNFDMDYCVQLAFENINSPEVNGYGVDHVKVVEGLGCKALRVSEPDGILPALEQAKKLMVEHQVPIVVEVILERVTNVSMGVEIDNVIEFEDLAISPEDAPTALALLD, from the coding sequence ATGGCCCGCATGCGCGCGGTCGATGCCGCCGTACTGATCCTGGAGAAGGAAGGGTCGACGCAGGCGTTCGGGCTGCCCGGCGCCGCGATCAACCCGTTCTACAGCGCGATCCGCGCCCACGGCGGCATCAAGCACGTGCTCGCCCGCCACGTCGAGGCGGCGTCGCACATGGCCGAGGGGTACACCCGGGCCAAGGCCGGCAACATCGGCGTCTGCATCGGTACGTCGGGACCGGCCGGCACCGACATGATCACCGGGCTGTACTCCGCGTCCGCGGACTCGATCCCGATCCTGTGCATCACCGGCCAGGCGCCGGTCGCGAAGCTGCACAAGGAGGACTTCCAGGCCGTCGACATCTCCTCGATCGCCAAGCCGGTCGCGAAGTGGGCGGTCACGGTGATGGAGGCCGCGCAGGTCCCGGGCACCTTCCAGAAGGCGTTCCAGGTGATGCGTGAAGGCCGGCCGGGTCCGGTGCTGATCGACCTGCCGATCGACGTACAGCTCACCGAGATCGACTTCGACATCGACACCTACGAGCCGCTTCCGGTCTCGCGCCCCGCGGCCTCCCGGGCGCAGGCGGAGAAGGTGCTGTCCTTCCTGGCGGACTCCGAGCGGCCGCTGATCGTCGCCGGTGGCGGCATCATCAACGCCGACGCGGCCGACCTGCTCGTCGAGTTCGCGGAGCTGACCGGCGTTCCCGTCGTACCGACCCTGATGGGCTGGGGCGCGATCGCGGACGATCACCCGCTGAGCGCGGGCATGGTCGGCCTGCAGACCTCGCACCGGTACGGGAACGCGACGATGCTGGCCTCCGACCTGGTCCTGGGGATCGGCAACCGGTGGGCGAACCGGCACACCGGCGGGCTGGATGTCTATCGCGGCGAGCGGAAGTTCATCCACGTCGACATCGAGCCGACGCAGATCGGGCGGGTGTTCGCGCCGGACTACGGGGTCGTGTCGGACGCGCGGGCAGCGTTGGAGGTCTTCGTCGAGGTCGCCCGCGAGCGGGCCGGTTCGTTGCCGGACCGTACGGCGTGGGCCGCGGAATGCCGTGAGCGTAAGACCACGCTGCAGCGGAAGACGCACTTCGACGCGGTGCCGATCAAGCCGCAGCGCGTCTACGAGGAGATGAACCGGGCGTTCGGGCCGGACGTCCGCTACGTCAGCACGATCGGGCTGTCGCAGATCCAGGCGGCGCAGATGCTGCACGTGTACCGTCCGCGGCACTGGATCAACGCCGGCCAGGCCGGGCCGCTCGGCTGGACCGTCCCGGCGACGCTGGGGGTCGCGGTCGCGGATCCGGACAGCACGGTGGTGGCGTTGTCGGGCGACTACGACTTCCAGTTCCTGATCGAGGAGCTGGCGGTCGGGGCGCAGTTCAACATCCCGTACATCCACGTGGTGGTGAACAACTCGTACCTCGGCCTGATCCGCCAGGCGCAGCGGAACTTCGACATGGACTACTGCGTGCAGCTGGCCTTCGAGAACATCAACAGCCCGGAGGTCAACGGGTACGGCGTCGACCACGTGAAGGTCGTGGAAGGCCTGGGGTGCAAGGCGTTGCGGGTCTCCGAGCCGGACGGGATCCTGCCGGCGCTGGAGCAGGCGAAGAAGCTGATGGTCGAGCACCAGGTCCCGATCGTCGTCGAGGTCATCCTCGAGCGGGTCACGAACGTGTCGATGGGCGTCGAGATCGACAACGTCATCGAGTTCGAGGACCTGGCGATCTCGCCGGAGGACGCGCCGACCGCCCTGGCGTTGCTGGACTGA
- a CDS encoding glycerate kinase, protein MVRVVVASDKFKGTLTSAEVADAVGAGVRRVCPDATVVSVPVADGGDGTLSAAVAAGYTLVPVVASGPTGEPVRSGYARLGDTAVVELADVSGLVRLPHGIPAPITATSYGTGEVIAAAVDAGCTRIILGVGGSASTDGGRGLVDGLGGRPVLLSGRKSPLRDENLPESGQLAGLRRRLEGVQVVVACDVDNPLTGPRGAAAVYGPQKGASPEQVAELDERLTRWADLVAEQTGRDLRDVPGAGAAGGVGFAALALLGAELRPGIDLVLDLVRFREQVAGADLVITGEGALDEQTLYGKAVAGVAAAANGIPTVAVCGVNRLEPQQLQELGISAAYALTDLEPDVRRCIAEPRPLLEQLGERIAVDHLTMARTEKGTA, encoded by the coding sequence ATGGTGCGCGTAGTTGTTGCCTCGGACAAGTTCAAGGGCACCTTGACGAGCGCCGAGGTCGCGGACGCGGTCGGCGCCGGGGTACGACGAGTCTGCCCCGACGCTACCGTGGTCTCCGTACCGGTGGCCGACGGCGGCGACGGCACCCTCAGCGCCGCCGTTGCCGCCGGCTACACCCTCGTCCCGGTCGTTGCCTCCGGCCCCACCGGCGAGCCGGTTCGCAGTGGTTACGCCCGCCTCGGCGACACCGCAGTAGTCGAACTCGCGGACGTTTCGGGTCTCGTCCGCCTGCCCCACGGCATCCCGGCACCCATCACAGCCACGTCGTACGGGACCGGCGAGGTGATAGCCGCGGCCGTCGACGCCGGATGCACCCGGATCATCCTCGGCGTTGGCGGGAGCGCCTCCACGGACGGCGGCCGAGGGCTCGTCGACGGCCTCGGTGGACGGCCAGTGTTGCTTTCCGGAAGAAAATCGCCGCTCCGTGACGAAAACCTTCCGGAAAGCGGGCAGCTGGCGGGACTTCGCCGTCGGCTCGAGGGCGTGCAGGTGGTGGTGGCTTGTGATGTGGACAATCCGTTGACCGGTCCTCGAGGGGCGGCTGCTGTTTACGGGCCGCAGAAGGGGGCGAGTCCGGAGCAGGTTGCGGAGCTGGACGAACGGCTCACTCGGTGGGCTGACCTCGTCGCCGAGCAGACCGGCCGTGACCTGCGGGATGTTCCCGGTGCGGGAGCGGCCGGCGGGGTCGGGTTCGCGGCGCTAGCACTGCTAGGCGCCGAACTTCGCCCGGGGATCGATCTGGTCCTGGACCTCGTCCGCTTCCGCGAACAAGTAGCCGGCGCCGACCTCGTGATCACCGGCGAAGGCGCCCTCGACGAGCAGACGCTCTACGGAAAGGCCGTCGCCGGAGTAGCAGCGGCAGCCAACGGCATCCCAACCGTCGCCGTCTGCGGCGTCAACCGCCTCGAACCTCAGCAACTGCAGGAGCTCGGCATCTCGGCGGCGTACGCGCTCACAGACCTGGAACCCGACGTACGGCGGTGTATCGCCGAACCACGTCCCTTGCTCGAACAGCTCGGCGAACGGATCGCGGTGGATCACCTTACGATGGCACGAACTGAGAAAGGGACCGCATGA
- the allB gene encoding allantoinase AllB, with translation MSALDLVIRARRVVRADGEQPAAVGVRDGRIVAISPHDVELDAATELRLDDDEVLLPGLVDSHVHVNDPGRTDWEGFTSATKAAAAGGVTTIVDMPLNSIPPTCDVPALTLKRKTAETQSYVDVGFWGGAIPGNVPDLRPLHDAGVFGYKCFLLHSGVDEFPPLDAGQLAAAMRELSTFDGLLIVHAEDAHRIDEATEPNGASYEAFLNSRPRVAENEAVAHVIDLARETGCRVHILHVSSADILPLLTDARNDGVRISAETCPHYLSFTAEDIPDGATQYKCCPPIREAANRELLWAGLRDGTIDQVVSDHSPSTIDLKHLDTGDFGTAWGGIASLQLGLPAVWTEARRRGFTLSDVVRWMAAAPAAQTGLATKGGIQVGYDADFCVLAPDETFTVDAQQLQHKNAITPYDGRTLSGVVRSTWLRGEPVDIAADPRGRLLTRGER, from the coding sequence ATGAGCGCTCTGGATCTCGTGATTCGGGCCCGCCGGGTCGTACGGGCCGACGGGGAACAGCCGGCCGCGGTCGGCGTGCGGGACGGGCGGATCGTCGCGATCTCGCCGCACGACGTCGAGCTCGACGCCGCGACCGAACTGCGGCTGGATGACGACGAAGTACTGCTTCCAGGCCTCGTCGACTCCCACGTACACGTCAACGACCCCGGCCGCACCGACTGGGAAGGCTTCACCTCCGCGACCAAGGCCGCGGCGGCAGGCGGCGTGACCACGATCGTCGACATGCCGCTGAACAGCATCCCGCCGACCTGCGACGTACCGGCGCTGACGCTCAAACGCAAGACCGCCGAGACCCAGTCGTACGTCGACGTCGGCTTCTGGGGCGGCGCGATCCCGGGCAACGTCCCCGACCTCCGCCCGCTGCACGACGCCGGCGTGTTCGGCTACAAATGCTTCCTCCTGCACTCCGGCGTCGACGAGTTCCCACCGCTCGACGCCGGCCAGCTCGCGGCCGCGATGCGCGAGCTCAGCACCTTCGACGGACTGCTGATCGTCCACGCCGAGGACGCCCACCGCATCGACGAGGCGACCGAACCGAACGGCGCGAGCTACGAAGCGTTCCTCAACTCCCGCCCGCGCGTGGCGGAGAACGAGGCGGTCGCCCACGTCATCGACCTCGCCCGCGAGACCGGCTGTCGCGTACACATCCTGCACGTGTCGAGCGCCGACATCCTCCCGTTGCTCACGGACGCCCGCAACGACGGCGTACGGATCAGCGCGGAGACCTGCCCGCACTACCTGAGCTTCACCGCCGAGGACATTCCCGACGGCGCCACGCAGTACAAGTGCTGCCCGCCGATCCGCGAGGCCGCGAACCGCGAACTGCTTTGGGCGGGGCTGCGCGACGGCACGATCGACCAGGTCGTGTCCGACCACTCGCCGTCCACGATCGACCTGAAGCATCTCGACACCGGCGACTTCGGCACCGCCTGGGGCGGGATCGCGTCGCTGCAGCTCGGCCTGCCCGCCGTCTGGACCGAGGCCCGCCGCCGCGGCTTCACCCTGTCCGACGTCGTCCGCTGGATGGCCGCTGCCCCGGCCGCGCAGACGGGCCTGGCCACGAAGGGCGGGATCCAGGTCGGTTACGACGCCGACTTCTGTGTCCTCGCCCCCGACGAGACCTTCACCGTCGACGCGCAGCAGCTCCAGCACAAGAACGCCATCACGCCGTACGACGGACGCACGCTGTCCGGCGTCGTCCGGAGCACCTGGCTCCGCGGCGAACCCGTCGACATCGCCGCCGACCCACGCGGCCGCCTGCTGACCCGAGGAGAACGATGA
- a CDS encoding bifunctional allantoicase/(S)-ureidoglycine aminohydrolase: protein MSYYAPKGGLPPQTDLTTDRAVFTEAYAVLPRGTMRDIVTSRLPFWDDTRLWVIARPLSGFAETFSQYIVEVGPGGGSDKPETDPAAEVVLFVVSGNVVLTVAGEKHTLVEGGYAYLPPGGDWTVRNTSDATATFHLVRKAYERIDGIDVPPALVTNETDVEGREMPGTEGRWKTQRFVDPDDVRHDMHVNIVSFEPGGVIPFPETHVMEHGLYVLEGKAVYLLNKDWVEVQEGDFMWLRAFCPQACYAGGPGRFRYLLYKDVNRHPKLTL, encoded by the coding sequence ATGAGCTACTACGCGCCGAAGGGCGGACTGCCCCCGCAGACCGACCTCACCACCGACCGCGCGGTCTTCACCGAGGCGTACGCCGTCCTGCCGCGCGGCACCATGCGCGACATCGTCACCAGCCGGCTGCCGTTCTGGGACGACACGCGGTTGTGGGTGATCGCGCGGCCGCTGTCCGGGTTCGCGGAGACGTTCTCGCAGTACATCGTCGAGGTCGGGCCGGGCGGCGGGAGCGACAAGCCGGAGACGGACCCGGCCGCCGAGGTCGTGCTGTTCGTTGTCTCCGGCAACGTTGTGCTGACGGTGGCGGGGGAGAAGCACACGCTGGTGGAAGGCGGGTACGCGTACCTGCCGCCGGGCGGCGACTGGACGGTGCGGAACACCAGCGACGCGACCGCGACATTCCACCTGGTGCGGAAGGCGTACGAGCGGATCGACGGGATCGACGTACCGCCTGCGCTCGTCACCAACGAGACGGACGTCGAGGGCCGGGAGATGCCCGGCACCGAGGGCCGATGGAAGACGCAGCGGTTCGTGGACCCCGACGACGTACGGCACGACATGCACGTGAACATCGTGTCGTTCGAGCCGGGCGGGGTGATCCCGTTCCCGGAGACGCATGTGATGGAGCACGGGCTCTACGTGCTCGAAGGCAAGGCCGTCTACCTACTGAACAAAGACTGGGTAGAGGTTCAAGAAGGCGACTTCATGTGGCTCCGAGCCTTCTGCCCCCAGGCTTGCTACGCCGGCGGCCCCGGCCGATTCCGCTACCTCCTCTACAAAGACGTCAACCGCCACCCGAAGCTCACGCTCTGA
- a CDS encoding GNAT family N-acetyltransferase yields MTFDVVLTDEPTAVDEAFVSDGLDEFNLYAAGVQDRRPLAVLVKDAATGETLGGLTGRTSLGLWFVDLLYLPEKLRGSGLGTRILAEAEAEARRRGCVSGVVYTIQFQAPDFYARHGWTEFGRIPISGGRSRIFFRKELRA; encoded by the coding sequence ATGACGTTCGATGTCGTGCTGACCGATGAACCGACCGCCGTGGACGAGGCGTTCGTCTCGGACGGCTTGGACGAGTTCAACCTCTACGCCGCCGGAGTACAGGATCGGCGGCCGCTCGCGGTGCTGGTGAAGGATGCGGCAACCGGCGAGACGCTCGGTGGACTCACCGGGCGAACCTCGCTCGGGCTCTGGTTCGTCGATCTGCTCTACCTGCCGGAGAAGCTCCGCGGCTCCGGTCTCGGCACCAGGATCCTCGCGGAGGCCGAAGCCGAAGCCCGTCGGCGCGGGTGTGTGAGCGGCGTCGTGTACACGATCCAGTTCCAGGCACCCGACTTCTACGCGCGGCACGGCTGGACCGAGTTCGGCCGCATCCCGATCAGCGGTGGACGCAGCCGGATCTTCTTTCGGAAGGAGCTCAGAGCGTGA
- a CDS encoding GNAT family N-acetyltransferase: MGYALGELGLRRWRTGDALRLVVAHDDPEMVSQGGIVDRASAVDWIGRVADLDNGHVYAVADADDHPIGCVGVTNIDRHQVGWTWYWTLADVRGHGVARDSLRALAGWAHHDAGLYRLELGHRLNNPASCAVAAGAGFLSEGVERERLAYDGTRYDVERHARLLTDPLPVPQRPVRIAD; encoded by the coding sequence ATGGGATACGCGCTCGGGGAGCTGGGGCTCCGGCGGTGGCGGACTGGTGATGCGCTGCGGCTGGTGGTCGCGCATGACGATCCGGAGATGGTGAGTCAGGGCGGGATCGTGGACCGGGCGTCCGCCGTCGACTGGATCGGGCGGGTCGCGGACCTGGACAACGGGCACGTGTACGCCGTGGCGGATGCCGACGATCATCCGATCGGGTGCGTGGGGGTGACGAACATCGACCGGCACCAGGTCGGCTGGACCTGGTACTGGACGCTCGCCGACGTCCGCGGTCATGGCGTCGCGCGGGACTCCCTCCGCGCCCTCGCGGGCTGGGCTCACCACGACGCCGGCCTGTACCGCCTCGAACTCGGCCACCGCCTGAACAACCCGGCCTCCTGCGCGGTCGCCGCCGGCGCCGGCTTCCTCTCCGAAGGCGTCGAACGCGAACGCCTCGCCTACGACGGCACCCGCTACGACGTAGAACGCCACGCCCGCCTCCTCACCGACCCGCTCCCGGTACCCCAGCGCCCGGTCCGCATCGCCGACTGA
- a CDS encoding SDR family NAD(P)-dependent oxidoreductase: MGYLDFRDQVVVVTGASSGIGAAAAVGFAETGATLALHYHRNVEGVKHTVGAVQTAGGTASVHQADLADPKSADVFVEEVLAQHGRIDVLVNNAGDLVNRSAIADVPDEEFHRILDVNLTSVFALSRRIVPVFRAQGGGSIINVTSIAGRTGGAGGSVVYATSKGAVSTFTRGLAKELAPEGIRVNAIAPGVIKTPFHDRHTGDAQMQAMLTAIPMGRTGTPHECVGTILFLASERMASYVTGQIIEVNGGQLMP, from the coding sequence ATGGGATATCTGGATTTCAGGGATCAGGTTGTGGTGGTGACCGGGGCCAGTAGCGGGATCGGGGCCGCGGCGGCGGTCGGTTTCGCGGAGACCGGGGCGACTCTCGCGCTGCATTACCACCGGAACGTTGAGGGCGTGAAGCACACCGTGGGTGCTGTGCAGACGGCCGGCGGTACGGCGTCCGTGCACCAGGCGGATCTCGCCGACCCGAAGTCGGCGGACGTGTTCGTCGAGGAGGTGCTCGCGCAGCACGGGCGGATCGACGTACTCGTGAACAACGCCGGCGACCTGGTCAACCGGTCCGCGATCGCCGACGTACCGGACGAGGAGTTCCACCGGATCCTGGACGTCAACCTGACCTCGGTGTTCGCGCTCTCCCGGCGGATCGTGCCGGTGTTCCGGGCGCAGGGCGGCGGCTCGATCATCAACGTCACGTCGATCGCCGGGCGCACCGGCGGCGCCGGCGGGTCGGTGGTCTACGCGACGTCGAAGGGCGCGGTCAGCACGTTCACCCGCGGTCTCGCCAAGGAACTCGCCCCGGAAGGCATCCGGGTGAACGCGATCGCCCCCGGCGTGATCAAGACCCCGTTCCACGACCGCCACACCGGCGACGCCCAGATGCAGGCCATGCTCACCGCGATCCCGATGGGCCGCACCGGTACGCCGCACGAGTGCGTGGGAACCATCCTGTTCCTCGCCTCCGAGCGGATGGCGTCGTACGTCACCGGCCAGATCATCGAGGTCAACGGCGGCCAATTGATGCCCTAG
- a CDS encoding ABC transporter ATP-binding protein: MTIRQAFARFWPLTRGDRRWYGLVCCCVIAAAVCETVAILLFGNLTDHALEQGSLAAFWTPASAWLAVAVVGAVIGYLGNSLAFWSGERFVRRLRARVFGHVQDLPPDFFQRYRRGDLVERLSGDVEAIEQLIVSSMIGVVSAVFRVVLFSAAAFWLRWDLALVTFVLAPLLWLAAKAFSGPIRRFARAERVADGAITSVLEESLGTIELTQAYNRKPAEERRLDREAVSWLRASVSGARRSELYEQVVEVLETLCVLGVIGLGVWEISQGRMTLGGLLSFAAFLGYLYPPLRSLGELNLTATAATAATERLEEMLSVTPTVTDPDHPVELGRVRGRIEFDRVGFSYQGVDVLDDFGLTVEPGEFVVLTGPSGVGKSTIAKLLLRFYDPTAGQVRLDGVPLSSLPVRRLRESVTLLPQQTLVLHDTIRANIAYGRPDATDEDIVEAARSAAAHEFIASLPNGYDTLVDPSAPRLSGGQLKRLTLARALLRDAPVLVLDEPTAGLDAESAQQFIAPLRSRTRTTILMTHDLTLTPYADRVVNLSATRSGSDAPRVAERLLSAAREL, from the coding sequence ATGACGATTCGGCAGGCATTCGCGCGGTTCTGGCCGCTGACGCGCGGCGACCGACGGTGGTACGGACTGGTCTGTTGCTGCGTGATCGCCGCGGCAGTGTGCGAGACCGTCGCGATCCTGCTCTTCGGCAACCTGACCGACCACGCGCTGGAGCAGGGCTCGCTCGCGGCGTTCTGGACCCCGGCGAGCGCGTGGCTGGCGGTCGCAGTCGTCGGCGCGGTCATCGGGTACCTCGGCAACTCGCTCGCGTTCTGGAGCGGCGAGCGGTTCGTACGGCGACTTCGCGCTCGCGTGTTCGGACACGTCCAGGACCTGCCGCCGGACTTCTTCCAGCGGTACCGGCGCGGCGACCTGGTCGAGCGGCTCAGCGGTGACGTCGAGGCGATCGAGCAGTTGATCGTCTCCTCGATGATCGGCGTGGTCTCGGCGGTGTTCCGCGTCGTACTGTTCTCGGCCGCGGCGTTCTGGCTGCGCTGGGATCTCGCGCTCGTCACCTTCGTACTGGCGCCGCTGCTGTGGCTGGCGGCGAAGGCGTTCTCCGGTCCGATCAGGCGGTTCGCCCGCGCCGAGCGCGTCGCCGACGGCGCGATCACCTCGGTGCTCGAGGAGTCGCTCGGCACGATCGAGCTGACCCAGGCGTACAACCGGAAGCCGGCCGAGGAGCGGCGGCTGGATCGCGAGGCCGTCTCCTGGCTCCGCGCCTCGGTGAGTGGCGCGCGGCGGAGCGAGCTGTACGAGCAGGTCGTGGAGGTCCTGGAGACCCTGTGCGTGCTCGGCGTGATCGGCCTCGGCGTCTGGGAGATCTCCCAAGGCCGGATGACGCTCGGTGGCCTGTTGTCGTTCGCGGCGTTCCTCGGGTACCTGTACCCGCCGCTGCGCAGTCTCGGCGAGCTCAACCTGACCGCGACCGCAGCCACCGCCGCGACCGAGCGGCTCGAGGAGATGCTGTCGGTCACGCCAACCGTCACCGACCCGGACCACCCGGTCGAACTCGGGCGCGTACGGGGGCGCATCGAGTTCGACCGGGTCGGATTCAGCTACCAAGGTGTCGACGTACTGGACGATTTCGGCCTGACCGTCGAGCCCGGCGAGTTCGTCGTACTCACAGGGCCGAGCGGCGTTGGCAAGTCGACGATCGCGAAGCTCCTGCTCCGGTTCTACGACCCGACCGCGGGCCAGGTCCGGCTGGACGGCGTACCGCTGTCGTCATTGCCGGTACGGCGCCTGCGCGAGAGCGTCACGTTGCTCCCGCAGCAGACGCTCGTCCTGCACGACACGATCCGCGCGAACATCGCCTACGGCCGCCCCGACGCGACCGATGAGGACATCGTCGAGGCGGCCCGATCAGCTGCCGCTCACGAGTTCATCGCCTCGCTCCCAAACGGCTACGACACTCTCGTCGACCCGTCAGCCCCCAGACTGTCCGGTGGTCAACTGAAACGCCTGACCTTGGCCCGCGCCCTCCTCCGTGACGCCCCGGTCCTCGTCCTCGACGAACCAACCGCCGGCCTGGACGCCGAATCGGCCCAGCAGTTCATCGCGCCCCTCCGATCCCGCACCCGCACCACCATCCTCATGACGCACGACCTCACTCTCACCCCGTACGCCGACCGCGTCGTGAATCTCAGCGCGACAAGGTCCGGAAGCGATGCGCCGAGAGTGGCAGAAAGACTGCTGTCAGCAGCACGGGAGCTATGA